The following are encoded in a window of Salinibacter ruber DSM 13855 genomic DNA:
- a CDS encoding universal stress protein, whose protein sequence is MFQTLLVAHDFSPSSNRALAHAVDLAARTGAALHLMYVDRTAEGVLFEGGKAPPDDELQDRFEERCHASLAPHDRSPAEDRVVCHAVRGVSPAPLLVEKAEEIDADLIVTGTEGRRGARRLIVGSVAEEVLRTAPCPVLTVRQREAGGASGSTGEADDASSSADDASSSADEAPSSADEAPSSAVEQIVAPVDFSDLTEVALRHVAQIAPLYDVPVTLVHVVEDPTMPSVYEVNASAVRARAAEQRAEEALQSLGAPIEETGVSVSYLVHRGQTTSTVVEATGHRDTLTVMGTKGLSGLRRVMLGSVTEAVIRASDGPVLAVPASAQEASPANE, encoded by the coding sequence GTGTTTCAAACGCTTCTGGTTGCCCATGACTTCTCCCCCTCCTCCAACCGCGCCCTGGCCCACGCGGTGGACCTTGCCGCCCGGACCGGAGCGGCACTCCATCTGATGTACGTGGACCGAACGGCCGAGGGCGTGCTGTTTGAGGGCGGAAAGGCGCCTCCGGACGACGAGCTGCAGGACCGGTTCGAGGAACGGTGCCACGCGTCGCTTGCCCCGCACGACCGTTCCCCGGCCGAGGACCGAGTCGTGTGCCACGCGGTGCGGGGCGTGTCCCCGGCGCCCCTGCTCGTGGAGAAGGCCGAAGAGATCGACGCCGACCTCATCGTGACCGGGACCGAGGGGCGCCGCGGCGCCCGGCGGCTCATCGTCGGCAGCGTGGCGGAGGAGGTGCTCCGCACGGCGCCCTGCCCGGTCCTGACGGTCCGACAGCGAGAGGCTGGCGGGGCGTCCGGGTCCACGGGCGAGGCGGATGACGCCTCCAGCTCTGCGGATGACGCCTCCAGCTCTGCGGATGAGGCCCCCAGCTCTGCGGATGAGGCCCCCAGCTCTGCGGTGGAGCAGATCGTCGCACCGGTCGACTTTTCCGATCTCACGGAGGTGGCCCTGCGGCACGTGGCCCAGATTGCGCCCCTCTACGACGTCCCGGTGACGCTGGTGCACGTCGTGGAGGACCCGACCATGCCGTCCGTCTACGAGGTGAACGCCTCCGCGGTGCGGGCCCGAGCGGCCGAGCAACGGGCGGAGGAGGCGCTTCAATCGCTGGGGGCGCCGATCGAAGAAACGGGCGTGTCGGTGTCCTATCTCGTCCACCGGGGGCAGACCACCAGCACCGTCGTGGAGGCCACGGGCCACCGGGACACCCTGACCGTAATGGGAACGAAAGGCCTGTCTGGACTGCGCCGCGTCATGCTCGGGAGCGTGACCGAGGCCGTCATCCGGGCGTCCGACGGGCCCGTTCTGGCGGTGCCCGCCTCCGCTCAAGAGGCTTCCCCGGCGAACGAGTAG
- a CDS encoding methyl-accepting chemotaxis protein has protein sequence MGNAGDGADGSPIQDDEGSSGVTEAALIEGVHRSMGVIEFRPDGTVEAANENFLDLIGYELGEIKGEHHRIFVEDEYARSEEYHAFWEKLRRGEPHEGRLKRVDKDGRVLWLQGTYVPVFGEGEEVRKIVKIANDITDRVEAKNKRDTLTEQVEILLGAMDRFADGDLTVRIDAEADGDIGRLYDGFNRSVDNLQRMVEQIREVAQSTMASAGQISSSSDQMAASTEEQSAQAEEVAAAVEELNQTIDENARSVQSVAEAAEAGGQKAREGGEVVEKTTEKMEEIVSAAQETASVIEGLATSSEKIGRVVDQIDEIANQTNLLALNAAIEAARAGEDGAGTGQGFAVVAEEVRELAEEADTATDEIAEMIEQVQRETSGAVEAARRSSQKAEEGMELADRTGGAIEEVITSIGTVEEQAEEIATASEQQSATSEQIAQSVQSISTAAQESAAGVTQVADSADELDALTERLRGAVQRFDLDKEAESPRKGPGRSAPQNHGGDGHRSGQVSL, from the coding sequence GTGGGCAACGCTGGAGACGGCGCCGACGGCAGCCCCATCCAGGACGACGAGGGCAGCTCAGGAGTGACCGAGGCCGCCCTCATTGAGGGCGTCCACCGGTCGATGGGCGTCATCGAATTTCGCCCCGACGGGACCGTTGAGGCCGCCAACGAAAATTTCCTCGATCTCATCGGGTACGAGCTCGGGGAGATTAAGGGCGAGCATCACCGCATCTTTGTGGAGGACGAATATGCCCGGTCGGAGGAGTACCACGCCTTCTGGGAGAAGCTTCGGCGCGGGGAGCCGCACGAAGGCCGCCTGAAGCGAGTCGACAAGGACGGTCGCGTGCTGTGGCTTCAGGGCACATACGTTCCGGTGTTTGGGGAGGGGGAAGAGGTCCGGAAGATCGTCAAAATCGCAAACGACATCACCGATCGGGTCGAGGCCAAAAACAAGCGGGACACCCTCACCGAGCAGGTGGAGATCCTCTTGGGCGCGATGGACCGGTTCGCGGATGGGGACCTGACCGTACGGATCGATGCGGAGGCGGACGGAGACATCGGGCGCCTCTACGACGGCTTCAACCGGTCGGTGGACAACCTCCAGCGGATGGTCGAGCAGATCCGAGAGGTGGCCCAATCGACCATGGCGTCGGCCGGTCAGATCAGCTCGTCGTCGGATCAGATGGCCGCCTCGACCGAGGAGCAGTCTGCACAGGCAGAGGAGGTGGCCGCGGCGGTGGAGGAGCTCAACCAGACGATCGACGAAAACGCCCGTAGTGTCCAGTCGGTCGCCGAGGCCGCCGAGGCCGGTGGCCAGAAGGCGCGAGAGGGCGGCGAGGTCGTCGAAAAGACGACCGAGAAGATGGAAGAAATTGTGAGCGCGGCCCAAGAGACCGCTTCTGTCATCGAGGGGCTTGCCACCTCTAGCGAAAAGATCGGCCGGGTTGTCGATCAGATCGATGAGATTGCCAACCAGACAAACCTGCTTGCGCTGAACGCGGCAATCGAGGCCGCCCGGGCCGGAGAAGACGGGGCGGGCACCGGCCAGGGGTTTGCCGTCGTTGCCGAAGAGGTGCGCGAGCTCGCCGAGGAGGCCGACACGGCGACTGATGAAATCGCTGAGATGATCGAGCAGGTTCAACGAGAAACCAGCGGCGCGGTCGAGGCAGCACGCCGAAGCAGCCAGAAGGCCGAAGAGGGAATGGAGCTTGCCGACCGGACTGGTGGGGCCATCGAGGAAGTGATCACCTCCATCGGTACGGTGGAGGAGCAGGCGGAGGAGATCGCGACCGCCTCTGAGCAGCAAAGCGCCACCAGCGAGCAAATTGCACAGAGCGTCCAGTCGATCTCGACGGCGGCTCAGGAGTCGGCGGCCGGCGTAACCCAGGTGGCCGATTCGGCCGATGAGCTCGACGCCCTCACCGAGCGCCTTCGCGGCGCGGTCCAGCGGTTCGATCTTGATAAGGAGGCCGAATCGCCCCGAAAAGGCCCGGGCAGGTCAGCGCCGCAGAACCACGGAGGCGATGGACACCGGTCGGGACAGGTGTCTTTGTGA
- a CDS encoding sensor histidine kinase, translating into MSDLAWPPFSILRPEGEELSGEQQSDVQAYRLLGLLGAVVVPVFGVLLAAPDPQATDPMWARLGLSALLVGLVGASYASGAVRRRFAVWARGACYILMAWFCSVATLNGFAGSYDMGILLLYGILPFAVAIGAQSMRPVWWFLGCGLLAGTAGAAFGPVRAAEALPTVGGLATVAFVEGVVIWNQLDARERLERQNDLFRRAQKLANIGAWEYEVSSGEVFWTRQVREIHGLPQGYEPTAEEAIAAYHPEDQPVIQGMIERAVEEEVPFDRELRLGGEALPVGHEQKEGRWVRARGTPQIEAGEVTSVRGTFQDITERKAREHVLENEREALRSMYRITADREAGFEEKARRLIDLGREHLGLPYGFLTRITDETQEIVFASGTHPLLQPGESCPLSRSYCRNTIQEERSLVVQDAVAEGWAGDPAHQTFELGAYVGAQIIVEGELYGTFCFAAEEPREQAFAGRERVFVELMAQWASYELGQRRAKAQLKRQNARLDSFAGLVAHDLRNPLNVATGRLRLAREERAPEKTRSHLAAVDRSLGRMDEIIEDVLTLTWGGQDIGPEELSTHGLAAMAEASWDQVGTDQVGTDQDGADQGSAEGATLQFEGACRLRCSAERVRRLLENLFRNAIEHGGDTVTVRVGALSDGFYVEDDGAGFSGDDPEAVFEAGYSSSDEGTGLGLSIVESIAKAHGWSLSATQSEAGGARFEVTGVDVEAVGSAHS; encoded by the coding sequence ATGAGCGACCTGGCCTGGCCCCCGTTCTCAATCCTTCGGCCCGAGGGGGAGGAGCTGTCCGGCGAGCAGCAGTCGGACGTGCAGGCCTACCGCCTGCTCGGTCTTCTGGGGGCCGTGGTGGTGCCAGTGTTTGGCGTCCTTCTCGCGGCCCCTGATCCCCAGGCGACCGACCCGATGTGGGCCCGCCTCGGGCTGTCGGCTCTCCTCGTCGGACTGGTCGGGGCATCCTACGCGTCAGGTGCGGTCCGGCGCCGGTTTGCGGTGTGGGCAAGGGGCGCATGCTATATTCTCATGGCGTGGTTCTGCTCAGTGGCCACGCTCAATGGGTTTGCCGGGAGCTACGACATGGGAATTTTGCTCCTCTACGGCATTCTTCCGTTTGCCGTAGCCATCGGGGCCCAGTCCATGAGGCCCGTCTGGTGGTTTTTGGGGTGTGGGCTTCTGGCCGGCACGGCGGGGGCGGCGTTCGGCCCCGTCCGTGCCGCCGAGGCGCTGCCCACGGTCGGGGGGCTGGCGACGGTCGCCTTCGTGGAAGGGGTGGTTATTTGGAACCAACTCGACGCCCGCGAGCGACTGGAGCGCCAGAACGATCTGTTCAGGCGGGCCCAAAAGCTCGCCAACATCGGCGCGTGGGAGTACGAGGTGTCGTCCGGGGAGGTCTTCTGGACCCGGCAGGTGCGGGAGATCCACGGCCTCCCGCAAGGCTACGAGCCGACCGCAGAGGAGGCGATCGCGGCGTACCATCCCGAAGACCAGCCTGTCATTCAAGGGATGATCGAGCGTGCCGTTGAGGAGGAAGTGCCCTTCGACCGAGAGTTGCGGCTCGGCGGGGAGGCGTTGCCGGTCGGGCACGAGCAGAAAGAGGGGCGGTGGGTGCGGGCCCGCGGGACGCCCCAGATCGAAGCGGGAGAAGTCACCAGCGTCCGGGGCACGTTTCAGGACATCACCGAGCGAAAGGCGCGGGAGCACGTCCTAGAAAACGAGCGGGAGGCGCTGCGGTCGATGTACCGCATCACGGCCGATCGGGAGGCAGGCTTCGAAGAGAAGGCACGGCGCCTCATCGACCTGGGGCGGGAGCACCTGGGGCTTCCGTACGGCTTTCTGACGCGCATTACGGACGAGACGCAGGAGATCGTTTTTGCCTCGGGCACCCATCCACTTCTTCAGCCGGGGGAGAGCTGCCCGTTGTCCCGGTCGTACTGCCGGAACACGATTCAAGAAGAACGCTCGCTGGTCGTGCAGGACGCCGTCGCCGAGGGCTGGGCCGGCGACCCGGCGCATCAGACGTTTGAACTCGGGGCGTACGTTGGGGCGCAGATCATTGTAGAGGGGGAACTCTACGGCACGTTTTGCTTCGCGGCCGAGGAACCTCGAGAACAGGCATTTGCCGGGCGCGAGCGCGTCTTTGTGGAGCTGATGGCGCAGTGGGCCAGCTACGAGCTGGGGCAGCGCCGCGCCAAGGCCCAACTCAAGCGCCAGAACGCCCGGCTCGATAGCTTCGCGGGCCTGGTGGCCCACGACCTCCGGAACCCGCTGAACGTGGCGACGGGACGCCTCCGTCTGGCCCGTGAGGAGCGGGCCCCGGAGAAGACCCGGAGTCACCTGGCGGCGGTGGACCGATCCCTGGGCCGCATGGACGAGATTATCGAGGACGTGCTGACCCTGACCTGGGGCGGGCAGGACATCGGCCCGGAGGAGCTATCGACGCATGGCCTGGCGGCCATGGCCGAGGCGAGCTGGGACCAGGTCGGTACGGACCAGGTCGGTACGGACCAGGACGGTGCAGACCAGGGCAGCGCCGAAGGGGCAACCCTCCAGTTCGAGGGGGCGTGCCGGCTACGGTGCAGCGCGGAGCGGGTCCGGCGACTGTTGGAGAATCTGTTCCGCAACGCCATTGAGCACGGAGGGGACACCGTAACCGTGCGGGTCGGGGCACTGAGTGATGGGTTTTACGTGGAGGACGACGGGGCGGGCTTTTCCGGGGACGACCCCGAGGCGGTTTTCGAGGCGGGCTATTCCTCCAGCGACGAGGGGACGGGGCTGGGCCTTTCCATCGTGGAGTCCATCGCGAAGGCGCACGGGTGGAGCCTCTCGGCCACCCAAAGCGAGGCGGGGGGCGCGCGGTTCGAGGTCACAGGGGTCGACGTTGAGGCCGTAGGCAGTGCGCACTCGTAG